Below is a genomic region from Carassius auratus strain Wakin unplaced genomic scaffold, ASM336829v1 scaf_tig00214548, whole genome shotgun sequence.
GTTTAACTGTTActttaaatgttatctaaattgaaacttattttattatagtattaaaGTGTTTAGTTCAGCTTGTTGTGTAGTGTTTTCTGATATTCTGTCAGTTTAATAGGAATTTTGGAGCATCATTTTTAAGTCCCGTATTTTATGAACACCCCAGTGGGAAAAGCTTTTTATTCACCTGTTTCAGCCAACTATGTGTCTTctcacttgttttatttttatttccaggtGACTTGGAAAAGAGAGCGAGTATTCGAGAATCTGCGACCTTGGTCATTCTCAACGCAACAAGAGCCGACTCTGCTGATTACCGCTGTGAAGTCACCGCCCCAAATGACCAGAAATCCTTCGATGAGATTTTAATATCACTCACTGTAAGAGGTGAGCAGTTTCCCTCAAATAATTCTACATCAATTGATTGCCATGTACTGAAACAGGTCTTAAGTATACAGACTGTACTCTTGATAGGAATTTTGACTTTGAATTAGCTGTAGAGGTAGCATTGTTAGTACTTCCCTACTGCCTCGGCGTAACATGAGATGGAGTGGTGAGCCAACGCACCCACCCTTGGCGCACATTTGAGGATGCTTGCTCTAACTCTACAGGGCGTGTTTAGGGCTATATGAGGAAACCTCTGAAACTGCATCTGAGTTTAATCAGGGGTCTAAAAGCAGAAAGAGCAGCATGTTCAGTTCACTAAGGTGCACGTGTGTGAGGATGCTATTGTATGTGCTGTTACATTAAGATGATTCTCTTGTGTGCCATACAGTGAAGCCTGTCGTGCCCAGATGCTCCGTACCTAAGTCTGTCCCGGTAGGCAAACCAGCAGAGCTGCATTGCTTGGAGGACGAGGGCTACCCGAAATCCCATTACCAGTGGTTCCGCAACAAGGAGGAAATCCCAGAGGATCCTAAGAGCAGCCCAAAGTTCTTCAATTCCACTTACACCCTGAGCAGAGAGATGGGCACTCTGGTGAGTTTGGAAAAAGAGGCGATGGGGTAGGCATAGGGATATTTTTGGGGAGCCAGTTGATGTGCGATGGGTTCAGCCAAGAAGGGAATCTGCTGTCCTCATTTGCACATTCCAGAGTGCCATTCTCCGCCATTTGTACTCTGTGCCCCCGTCAACCTTCACACCACTTTTTAAAGTTTGAGCAGCGCTGCAGTACAGCCACATCCCCCTGAGGAGACAACCTCTGAAGAGTTTACTGTGTGTCCTTTAAGGTCTGCCAGAGCCTCATTCAACACCTCTGTGTTACTTTTATAACATACGCACCAAAGTCAGAAAGATGAttttaggtttagtttttttggctcattttatttcactgaaagaaaaaaaaatgtttgttgatgCAGGAGTTCAAAAGTAaaccaaatattcaaacattagtgtattaatttaaaatgtttagtcCACAAAAAACATTGTTAGTTTATTGTTAATATcttgcagtgttttattttttgtcatattttagcCAACAGATTACatgatattaatttaatttaaatcgtttaattatttctaaaatgcacagttttttttcatcttcactgattaaaaaaaaaacatttttaaccatTCAGAGTGTTGTTGAAAGGTTACTACTGCTGCCTAGAAACAcaaatacactacagttcaaaagtttgctgttgaattttaatgtcatgtttaaaaaaaaaaaatcacttgtgcatacaaaggctgcatttatttgatcaacaatacagtaaaatgttattataatttaaaatactgttgtaaattgtaatatatattttaaatgttaacaaCTGTTACTCCAGATCCTACagatattattctaatatgcagatttgctgctcaaaaaatatCTGTTGCACtgcttgtatattttttttctagaaacagtgatgaataggaagttaaaatgaaatgtcattattatttggtactattacaaatataattattatttaaaactgctattataacattataaatgtgctttaccttttttattattaattaaatgcatccctgctaaataaaaatagtaatttatttgtaaaaaatcttactgtatcCAATCTTTATGCTAAATGATTTGTCAACTTAAAACACTGTATTTATGATTTTCAGAAATTCAGTGCGGTCAAGAAGGAGGACGCTGGAGAATACTACTGCAGAGCCAGGAACGAGGCCGGGTTCTCAGAATGTGGACCACAGATGATGGAAGTTTGTACGTATCTTGATTGCCTTTTCACATGTAACAGGACACCCCACAAAGCCATGATCTCACGctgtgcttatttatttttttgtagatgaCATCAACATTGCTGGAATCATCCTGGGTGTAGTGGTCGTGGTGACTGTCCTTCTGTGTATAACAATGGGCATCTTCTGTGCCTATAAACGTGGCTACTTCACCAGCCAGAAGCAGACGGGGAAGAAGTAAGCACACCACTTCCATCCGAGTCACACTCTGTCCCAGAGCAGTTTTGACTCACCCTTTTATGGCTTTTTTCCATTTCATCACCCAAGGAGCCCCTGAATGTTTCCAGCTCAGTCTTAACATCACATTTAGTCTGttcagatatttgaaataaatgtggtTTTAATAAATACAAGTGTGATTTAGTGGTGACTGTcagctttaaatgtttttcagataaaactgatatttaatatttttttctcctcaGTTACAAAGCTCCAGAAAAAGGAGATGGAGTGGACTATGTCAGAACAGAGGATGAGGTATaggaaaataaaaagatgttttattatttttattttttattaaggctTTCAAGTGCTTAAGAAACCTCCTGGAAAGTCTAGCAGTTTAAGACAGGAATCAGTTAAACCTCCTTCACTCAATCTTCTCTCTTTCAGGGGGATTTCCGACACAAATCCTCATTTGTCATCTGAGAGGAGGAAGACGGGTGATGGGAGAAATGCGGAATTACGTTGAAATTTACTGCCGCTATTATACCTCGCAGACACAAATCCCAAATGAGGACATCAGCGTCAGAGCTGCCTTTGCACGTGCCTCGCTTCACGGCATATCTGCAACAACACAGTTTGTATTTGCCAAAGGTGATAAATAATCATGTCTGATCACTGTTTAAAGAAACCAGATGTTACTTGTTTGAACTTTTACaccctttttttctaaaatgttgtcTATTGGAAAATTTCTGTAGAAACCAATATACAGTAAGAAAACGTTTTCCTCAAATTCTTCTGtcatttttgaaaacatttattttgtactaGGTAAATTTGTCAGAATATTTTTGgatggaatatattttcaaatgcctacagaaaaaaaaaattgttttacttttttaaatatttgtaaaatactaACCTGGAAGCCAGTACTTTTTGGTTTTTAGACTAATTTGGTTGTGAACGAAACCACTTCCACCAAGTTCACATCCTCTGTTTTCCTCATTCAACAAACAGACAATGtatcaatacatgttttattatccaTTTAGATTTCAAAATCTTTCAATTGTATATCCAGCGACACTGGCTTCAATCAAAGGTCTTATGTACAGTACTTACTATACTGCTGGGATTTCATGTTAATAGTGAAAGGACGTTCCATGTTCATGTTTGTAGATCGACTTAGACAGTGAGTATCTTCagaaaaacaccagcaaaaaagCTGGAGAATATTTTGAAAGACCAGTGCTGTGTATCCTTGATTTGAAGTGTCCTTCTATTCTAGTTGTTTATCTTGTATATAGTAAATATACTGACtaggttgtttatttttttattataattttcttttttctctctctgcgtcttttctttttcttatttgagTGAGAGACTCTCTCTATGTTACTTTTTAACCTAACAGGGTTTGTTTGTTGGTTAAGTGTATTGGTTGTATATAGATCCACTCTGAGCTGCAATGTGCATAATAAGTTTATGGTTTAACCAAATGTTGAATGAGGCAAATATGAAACTCTTTCCTTGGAAAACGAATCTTTTCATGGGAGAGAGGGGATCTGCCTTAttaaatacataacaaaaaacaacctgaacaaccttttttttttcatcgagtagatattttattatgtaatagtGCCTAAAAGTAGAATGAAATAATGTTTCAGGAGAACAGAGCACTAGTGTTGTTTCTGCAGATGGAATCGGAAATTCGTCGTTTTACTAGACCTATGGGATATAACTGATTTTATATATTAAGTTAGATTTGTACATTATGAGTCACAGCCCAATATCCCTGCATATGTCACTATTGTGAGGGAAacagaaaatgacaaatattgtggtttgaaagaagaagaaaaaaagcagggAGAGCTGTACCAAATACTGACTGCCAAAAGAGCATTTTCTCCAGTTCCAGTATTATTCAGCTCACAGTTcctctttctttttatattttgtttgtaagTCTTGAGCAACATTTTTTGAAGCTGAGCTCAGATGTTTTTGACTCATTTGTGGTTGGTTTGGAGACAGCTGGAATTTTAATTGAAACATATTTCATTCACTGAATTCATGTCCCATTGATTTGGGGCCAGTACAAATCCTGTGTGAATTCTTGAACAGTATGTTTGTGATTAATAAAACTCACTTCTTAAATTCATTATGTTGTCGTCGTGCATTTTAAAACGAATTCGTTGTCTAAAATAAAGATGATTGGAAGAGGTTATAATGGGGCAGAAATTCATCATGTGGAGTTCACGCCAATAAATAACAACCAAGTTCAATTTGACATTTATTATAGACTAACAacgtatttattcattttgccgCTTTGTTACTTCTGAAGCCACTACAGGAACATGGCGATGGAAGAAAATACGAGATGGgaggaaaattatattttaatgtttctttgcGTTTTCCCTGGGGaaattaaagggacaataagtaactttttaggtattttattatctaaattcaatatttttattcataaatatgccctcaatggtgtacaaatacctatgccaatgtttaaactaatcctcgtaaatgaagaatttattatctttatatacatggggcgggtaggtcgacggaggcttccatgtagttccgccatcttgcaaaactataatagcagagagggacaaaaagtactaagccaacgcgtttccacaacgcgttttcggtcagagccagaaacgcaggtgcagagcagtgagaggcacttgaaactgcaccggcaagtttaaaagtctggattgcattcttattatggaccatacatatgccgcgccacaggagaagaaaacatcgtcgccaaaacagtcaaaaatagaacgtaaaaggaaacatgaccgtagattacagaaaacaagagttaatgtcggggaagctttttctaggtggaaagagctaatgctggataaagatttcaaaagagacgctgaagtggccagtttcttctcgacaggtaagtcagtgttacagtctatattataatattttttttatatctaac
It encodes:
- the LOC113092290 gene encoding junctional adhesion molecule C-like, with product MYRQTEHFIDSKMALTPLACVLLLLSMQCYINTFAVILKTRNPKPWVNEFDSVELSCMIESISTPNPRIEWKKIKMGEPSYVYFDKEIAGDLEKRASIRESATLVILNATRADSADYRCEVTAPNDQKSFDEILISLTVRVKPVVPRCSVPKSVPVGKPAELHCLEDEGYPKSHYQWFRNKEEIPEDPKSSPKFFNSTYTLSREMGTLKFSAVKKEDAGEYYCRARNEAGFSECGPQMMEVYDINIAGIILGVVVVVTVLLCITMGIFCAYKRGYFTSQKQTGKNYKAPEKGDGVDYVRTEDEGDFRHKSSFVI